The nucleotide window CATTAACCTAACGTGATACATGTGCCTTTCATAATTCATCCGACCCAAAACGCTCCAAGAGAAAAAGTCAAGATCTTCATAACAGAAGATTTAGTGGGATAAGGGcatcaaaatttagattttctCAAGGACCTGAACTTTCATAAGATGATAAACCTATAAAGAGCATATTTCTAGGGTATAATTTACAGCCATAGAATAGGATGCTAAAACATAAACAGCCCATACTCAGTTTGGTTAGGGCATAAAATTCTCTAGCTTGACCTTGCATTCCTGTGCTCCACATGATAGCACACCTTCTTGTTCAGGCTATAGCTTTTCTATTCTCGAGTCTATTTTCCAGAAAATCTGAAGCAACGGGAGATTTTTGTAACACAGGCATTGACTACATGTTCTCTCAAAACCTGTATTTACATGAGAAATCTACAAAGAGCACATCCACAAACCATGCAACAGAAAGCTAAAACATAGGAGGTCCATGCACAATCTGTATAGGGCATAAAGTTGGCCTTGATGCTCCAAATGGTAAAAACCTTCTTGTTGAGACTATTCCATTTTTGAGTCCCATCCAGAAAACATGCAGTACTAAAAACATGATACTTTAGGATAATGAAATTTAACAAGTTCCAGTTGCCACCCTCCAGTTCCCACCAAAAATTTTTGTGATTGTGAGAATATGGCGCTAAAAATACATATTCTAACAATATACGAAACTGGAAACCTATATACAAGGTTACAAACTGCAAAAGTCAATCCCAATCAAACATCTACGAATCTGGTCGTTGTTAAACGTGAAAAAATATAGAATAGTAATTCTTCATTCTGCAGATTAAGCTAAAAAACTGAACCAGACTAGCTTCAACCATGAATTATCACAAATTCCAGGAACAGCGATTACCTCAGGGCCATTAAACACTGAAGGCTCATTCATGTCGTTCCAAATGTACAATGAAGGCGTAGATCCTCGATAATTGCTCAAGGAGAATTTCTCAGCCCACCAGTCCCGGATCTCAGGACTCAACATATCCAAATAGGACGACGATCCCGGCCAACACCAGCCGTCAAAATCGCTTCCCGACGAATCCTTCACGTAATATCCCTTCTCCGAGGCCTCTTTGTGTATCTTATAGGAGTCATCCCTCTTGATATGAGGATCAACAATCGTCACCATCTTCCTCCCTTTGGCCGCCAGCTTCTTCTGCATCCCCTCTGGATCAGGAAATAGAACCTTGTCCCACGTGAAGTACTTCTTTCCTTGTGTATGCTCGATATCGAGCCAGAGAACATCGTAAGGAATATCAAACTCGTCGAACTTCGCATCCACTTGTGCAACGTCTTCCTCATCCCTATAATTCCACCTGCACTGATGATAAGCGGTGGCAAACAATTGCGGCATGGCCGGCGTCCCTGTGGTCGCCATGTACTGCTTGACTACATCTTTTGGACCAGGACCcacaaagaaaaatgcatcCACGATTCCAGCTTCGCTCATCCAATGAGTGTTAACAGTCTCAGCATCAGCAGGATCGGAAGCGAGGACATCAATCTGCATTTCGGCAGCATTCAGCCAGAAAAATCCAGCAGAATTAGGGTTGCCCGAGCGGCTTACTCCATGAGAGATCATGAAGGGGATCGATCCATAAAGGCCAAAGGGAGACTCATGAAGGTACTCGAAAACGTCGAGGTTGAACAATCGGTAGGGCTCTGACTCGATGCCGGGGCCTCTGGTTGGCTTCAGGGCCAAGCTCGTGGCGTGTTCAGGGATGCCGTAGACAAATTTCGCGCCATGGAAGGAAACGTCTAAGCTGATCGATTGCGGCCCGTGCGGCCTGGAATCGGTGTGGCTCCTGAAATGCTCTTCCCAGGTCTCGCCCTCATCCTTCTCCGAACGAAGCTGCTCGAAATCGAACAATCCGATAGAGTTGAAGGACAGAACCCCCTCCTTGTCGCCAGCCCTCCGAATAAAAACCTCGAACGGCGAATGCCGGATAACGGCTTCGTACCCGGAGGCGACGAACACAACGGAAGAGTCACCCTCCTGGTCGACCTTCTGCAACCACAATTTCTTCTCCTGATCTAGGGTTTCAACGAGGACGTCCGGCACCTCGAAACGCTTCCTGCGATCCGACGGAGTCTCGTCGATCTTCAGCCGGAGAATGCCATCGTGATAAACGGAGATTCGCAGGGCGAGGGGCTTGGAATTCCCGGAATCATCTCCGGACAAGAGTTGTCCGGTGAGGTCTCCATCTTGTAGGGTTAGGCCGAGGATGTGATAAGCGGAAGAGTTGGTGGGGAGGGAGCGAGCTCGCTTGCAAAAGGGGGTTTGGTTGCAGGATCGAAACTCCTCTTTCTTCCATGCAGAGACTAGGACGGAAGGATCGAGGGCAAAGaagcagaggaggaggggaaTCCCTAATCCTAACCATAGAGACGGCAGAGGAGAGAGCGATGGTGTCTTCCCCATTTCTCAGGGAGAGGGATGAAGAGGAAGCAACTAGAGACTGTGCACTTGGGGAGCTGTATTTACACCCAGTATCGGAGCTAACTGCCCGCATCAGTCCGAAAATTTGCTACCTTTTTATATggatgcaatacaattatttgATTATTTGTATATAGTTCACCTTTTGCCCTTACTTACTAGGTAGGATTTTAACAGTGAACAATATGAATCGGACTGGTTTCTAAATGCCAAATAGGGAATCGGACTGGTTTCTAAATGCCAAATAGGTGCTCTTTGTGTCATCAGGCAAACGAAGACGCAACACcgaaaactctttttttttctttcttttttttttctctttttttatatttaggaggcttcttgtcctcaaattttgttatatattctcattttatcggctctctctctaaaatctaaatTACACGCCTCTTTCTTCCACCCTCCTTCTCCCAGCACAATCTTTCTCTATCTAAAATCTAGATTTTGTAGAATCATAAGTTCCAAAAATCACACCTCTCTGTGTCTTCTCTTTTATGAAAGCATCTTGCTCTCTATTTTCTCTCCCTATAATCTCTAGGGCATTATTATAAACATGTTAAAGCATCTTGATCTCAGTTTCTCTTCTAAATATGGATACCAATCAGGAACCAACATTCTCAAGAATCAACATCTTGAAAGTGCATCTTtgtctctatttctctctctaaaatgtAGACAGTCCCAACCTCTTGGTCGACATACTGAATTTTGACAAGTCCACTTTTTAGGGGCTCCTGAGATACCAATGAGTTTTACTTGCAAACTTTTTATCACTCTCAAAGCCTGTATGCCCCATTTTTTCTATTACCGGAACCGTTTCCACCCCAGTGCGTGTATAGTTTTAACTAACTAACTAACTGTAAGACAACCACCCTTCAATTGAAATCAGTTTGTAAAGCCAACACCAAAACCCTTTTCTTTGGGTTATCCAAACAAAAATCAGGTTTTCAAtagtgaaaacttggttttaacATGTTGTCCAAACACTAGAACCAAGTTTCAAAAACACACTGAAAAGACcagttttctcaaaatcaaactgCTTTTGCTTGtaattaataatttattattgtATTTGGTATAGGCGTGGAGCATTGGATTGAGAAATCTCATTTTCAATTCTGCGTAAACTTTTGAAGCAGATTTAGTATAGTTTACCATTAACGATTTATGAAGTGAATTAAGGAGCCAACATTGAACCATGTTATTGCATCTTTCCCAGGAGACAACAAGCAAATGAAGAGCCATGGCCATAGCTCGTTTCTACATCTCATAATTATCTCAAGTTAATTGTTGAGTAACTAGACAAGTGTTAGGGTTAACTAAGTGGTGAAGGTGATATGGATTTCCAACATCGTAGGCGCTGCATTTCCATTTGATTTTATCATAATCTCTTGTTAAAGTGTTGttgttctgataccatgttaacgCATGTTAGAGAAGAAccagaaaagagagaaagataattTGTGTTTCCATCCAACAGAATTATACAAGAATAAATACACTTAAGAGTGTAGAGACAATAGGCATTAATATCCCTTACATTATgcaaatacaaaaaatttccTAAATTCTCTATCGCTCTGAACATATCAACTCTTATAATTACGAGATCTCCAAATCTCGATAGAGATACAATGTTTGATCATGAAGGCTTCAGGTGGGAGAGATGAGGGTGATATAATGGGAGTTAAGCAACCTTTATTGGCACTGTTGTGAtcataaaagaaacaacaattgctattttcttcattgttcACCCTAACTCATGCTTAAAGGCAATGGAAAACCCAAAAATCTTCATTCCACAGTTTGCTTGTAAAACTCTAAGCCCATATGAGAAATAGAAAAGGTAAGAGCTATATTTGAGttcataacaaagaaaaacctCCCAAAAGAAGAGTTTTCGCGTGTTCTATAAATAACATCTCCAGAAAAACAAAAGCTTCCTGGCCACATCCTTCTCCCCCAAAAAATGGGGGCAGGGCTGACACCCAGCCCTCTTTTACGTCGAGGCGATCTCAAAACTTCCTACCCTTTCCCTTTGACCATGTCCACCATGTGAATTCCCAACCCTTGCGCTTTCTTTGGCTTCCACCAAAACGCCGGAGACCGCCATTGTTCAAGTTCTTGTCAGAAatccctttttgctttttttctttttctcttttctgtgtTTTTCCTTTGTGGGTacctcttctttctccttgtTCCTTCATGAATTTCGAGTTCTCAACTTCGTTCTTGCCTCTCGGTAGGAATCGTTTTCTCTCTGTCATTCATGCGATTATGAAcatcaatctcaatgtgttttTTCAGTCCCCAATCTAAGCCGACACCAAAAGCAATCCTGCACTTGCGTCTGCTGGGTTGTTATCTTGTTCTTCTCGATGCAGCCTTCCCACCAGAGGTCGGAAAGCATTTGCCTTTGGCTGACGTCCGTTCTTCTATTCTCTGCCACAACGACCGGTGGAATCCTCCTTGTCTTAGTGATTCTGGTTCCAGAAAATAACGAGACAAAGTGGTTCCCGGTGGCCGGACTCGTCCTCGTCGGCACTCCATGGCTTTTTTGGTCTCTGACGGCGGCATATAGgtggttttcttcattttgtagTGGTGGTCGTGGCAATGATGGTGATGATGGCTTTGGCGGCGGCGGCAAAGGCGGCAAAGCCGGTGGGGAGTTGCCGGAGGTGGGCGGCATTGCGGCCTGTAAAGATTTGGCTGACGAAGGGGGAGGGTCGCCGGGAGGGAAGAAGGTGCGTTTTGGGTTAGCGACGGTTGTTAGTAGCGCGCATGGGGGGAAATGGCCGGAGGGTGAAGCGGCGACGGCGGACGGCGCCATGGCTTTGGAGATGTCGGCGGTCGACGCGTCGGTAGACGATCAGCTGGCTGCCGGATCCGGCGAGTCCATTGGGCAGGGCCCTTCCCCCGTGACCAGCATGAGCCGTGAGTGTGAATTGCCCCTAACGCTCGCCATGTCCTCCTGAGCTTGTTCATGTATGTAGAGCGAACTATACATACTATATTCTTTAAAactgtttttttgaaaatcacttctctctctctctctctctctctctctctctctctcttgtgtgagCAGATACATTGCCTTTTAATTGATCATGGCTAACTTGAACGAGTTTGTATGCAAGAGCAAGCATGATATGTTTAGATAAAAGAGAATTttgcaaagaaagaaagaaagaaaaaaaaaaaaactcttcaaGTAAAGAGTTGTTTTCAATTTACATTCTCTAAAACTATTATTTGTAGGAGAACAAATCATCCCCATGGGCTTTGCTGATCTCACCATTGCGCAGATTAGTATTTCTTTGGTTAATAAAATCCAAAAGGTTTATTGATCCCAAGGACAATCTGAGTTATTTGATTCGTATAAGATCGACAGGACGTAAGTTGACGGGTTAATTCAACAAGGAATCAGAGTTAGTGCTCAAATTTTGTTCGTGGTTTGACGTTTGtcttattcaaatttaaaagaaaattttggttggatCAATAAATGTAAGGGGAGCCTCAACTTAGCGTTTTTTTTTAGGCCAAGGCTGGACAACAACTATCTTTAATAAATtactaaatttaaattttcaaggtGTCATAATCTACCCCCTTTAAAGCAAACACGTTCGTACGTGTGAGACCCTAAGTTCGTACCCTAAGTCTAAGTGTTGACCATTTTGATGCCACTATAACAACTCTACCCATATATAGGGTCAGGCTCCTGGTTTGGCAAAGGCTCCTGGTTTGGCAAatcccaacctgccccctaACAGTTTCTTCTTCAATATAGGACAACCATCTTCAATACGATAAATAAGACTAATAGATCTATCGATGTTTGTGAAAATGCTCTGCAACGTTTCTAGTGGGTCTAATATGTTGGTTGAGGTTTTAATAGTTTTAGCAGTCCTACATTCAGATCTGATTCGACAATGTTTTGAAGATATCTGGTAAGAAATACATTATGTTTTTATAGTTATTAACAAGCGCATGTTAATGGAACATATATCAATACTTTTATATGGTGATGGATctagaaacttttttttgtgaagggcattaattgaaaaattaaactCTTATGGCATGTCAGTTGACACCTTCAAGAAAAGCTGTTTTCTGGAAACTagtttctttgaaaaaaaaaaagtgattttttaatcattttctgAAAGCTACTTTATGTTTTAGTGATATACCTaaaaacacatatttttttttaataacctTGAAGGGCAGAGGGGTCCAAGAGTAAGTTGCTCAATCTCTTTTGAGAACAAAGCTTTGTCAGAACTAGGTTTTTTTCAAACCTAGTTTTAATGTCATACAAACACTCAAAAAGTGTTATTTATATCTTGTCTTCAAAATGGCATTTTGAAGTGTCATCTAAGCACATTGTTAGATTCTTTCAGGGCCTTCTTGATAACAGGAATACTAACACAATATTATATGAATCTATCTAAGACATtaggataaattcatgaaacattagaaTTCAACCCAAGAATGCTTAACCAGTTTACTAAATTGGCAGTTTCGCTTATTTCATCCGATTTTCAATTTAACTGCTGGTGAATGATTTTTCTAGTGATTCTTACGGTTTGGTTGGCAAAGAATTCGTCCAACAGCCTTTAAGGCCCGTTTGATATTAAGAACAGCATGGGGTGTTCTATGAATTGACCTCAGAACTGAGGTAGATACATGGGACACTTGTtcaagtgtttcataaattctCTTGAGCTGGCACTTTTAAGACTTCCATCATGGGTAGGGTGTTGGATCTTGTAAGATTTTCTCCTTGGATTCCACTTTGAgtcctttcaaaattttcttcattttagaTGACATATCAACCCCCAGGCCCAACACCGGGCCCGGCACCTAATAGGTAATTGGGAAACTGGCCTGTGATGGGCTGGGCCTGGGTCAGCCAttcaaccatatatatatatatatatatatatatatatatatatatatacttcctTTAAAAGCTCTCAACAGGTCGCCAAGGGTTTCTGAagtattaaaaaagaaaacattgtgAGTTTTGAATAAGAGTGGGCATCAACACGGGCACCTAACGGGCATAAAGTTGACTGCCGGACCTGACCCAATAACTAAACGGGCGTGCTTGGGCCATCAGAATGAGCTGTGGATATAGCCGATAATGGCTTTGTCGAGCCATGGGCCAGCCTGGTCCAGCCGGCGCCCAGACCTAACAACAATGGATTAGATTGGAATCGGGCACACTTTTACTGTATATCCAATttatcatatattcatatattataATTTCAATGTAAATGAATAAGTTAGTCCATACCATATTCGAAcctgtttttaaaaatttgtaatCTGTTGTGATGTGAATCGGACTTTTAAATTCACACcagaatccaaatctgatttttaaatgcACAATCAAATCTGAACCACGCGCATGATGATATGTAAAAAACCAACGGTCAAATGTCTAGATAATAAATGTGGGATACATATTTAaacctgaatctgaatctgaatctgaatctaaatccatttgaatatttatttaaaaccgacTTTAATCTGCTCATACGtaatttcttaaaataaaaatcgATCTGTTTAAGATTCTTATgagatgtattttttttaagcaaCTCGGTTAGGTGTCCAGTAGAAATTTGATCTTTTGACATCCCTGTAAAAACATAGGTCTTGTTTGGATGCACCCATTGAAAAAATGAGTTTGTTGAATGTGTTTTTGAAACCTGGTTTTACAGTTTGAATAACACGTTGAACACCAGGTTTTCACCATTAAAAATctagtttttgtttggatgaccaaAAATGGCTTTGGTGTTGGATTTACAAAATTATTTCAGCTGAAAGACGGTCGACTTATAGTTAGTTAGTTAAAACaattaagaagaaaacacaCAGATTTAATAGAAGAACAAAATATAACGTGGTTCGGCCACACTGGAAACTTTCACTTCAATTCTATAATGCCACTAGAGAGAGTATAGATATTTACAGTCACTTCAtacaatttagatccttgattttaagATCTAGATTCacacgacagatttgggcagGATTACAGGAGACGATAggggaaatgatttttttcttatctagagaagattggtcagttttagaTAACTCTTGATTTTTGGAAACATTATTCTTTCCTTTGTAATCGATCGTATCCTTTCCTCTATAACTGTAACCATAGTTGTTATCATTCCCCCTCAAGCTAATCTTGGTATCAACAAGATTGAGCTTGCTCCTTAGACGAGTGAATCGTGGTTCAACAAGTGCTTTGGTCAGGATGTCAGCCAACTGGTCTTTGGATGTGACGAACTCAATTTGAACTTCCTTTTTTGGCAACTTTCTctctaacaaagtgaaaatcgatttcaatatgttttgttcttgtatgAAAAACAGGATTAGCAGCACGGTAAGTAGCTCCAAGATTATCACATCTGAGTATTGGTGGTGCCGTAATGTTAATCTCGAGCTCCTTGAGAACCAAACATATTCTGAAATGGCAATCGCAAGAGtttatattcagcttcagtgcttgGAGGAGCTAAAATATGTTATTTAGTTGGTCCCCAAGAGATAATATTTCCTCCAAGCATAGTAACAAATTTACTGGTTGATTTTCTATCATCTAGGCAACCAGGCCAATCGGCATAAGCATATGCTTCTAATGCCATAGATGTATTTCTTCGAATTTGTAGACCTTACTTGCTGGTGCCTTGTAAGTACCGAAGAATGCGCTTGACATGACCCCATTGAAAATCAGTAGgatcatgcataaattggcaTGCTTTATTAACAGCAGAGacaatatcaggtcgagtaagAGTGACATACTGCAAGGCTCCAACAATGCTCCTATAAAAGGTAGCGTCCATATCATTATGATTTCGCGGTCATTCTGTTTTCATCCGGTACTGCTCGTCGATTGTCCCCCTCACCATGACAACGGAGAGGATTCCAGACTTCTTGTGCTCGCCTGCCGTAGCTTTGCCCATTTTCCTTGTGGTGGCAGCATATAAGGTTCGAGAACAAAAAAAGTCGGAGGTGTAAGTGAGTGAAACCATGGCTACATCATCTTCTTCTAGCATCTCCCGAACTATTCCTGTTGCACCAGGTACACAATGCAAtgttttctcaagtttggtttcaattaagcttgatcgatcaaattatcttctctggcATTCtgaaattgaaagtgttatgaaaagtcaaaatatgatcaagtatgttaatgggGAAATGTTTTGCTCCTCATGAATTccttgatgaagcacacacacaagaaaaccctgcttatgatttatggtattgtgaagaccaacttgcgttaagttggatcaaagtcactgtgactcGTCCAGTTCTGTCACAGCTGGTTTGTGTTGGCACGACTagagatgcttggtgcatccttgaaaaacagtatatctcacaaaataatcttcgtattattcaaCTGAAAAGAGAACTACAAAACGTTAGGAAAGGAGGAACATCTATGATTGAT belongs to Nymphaea colorata isolate Beijing-Zhang1983 chromosome 13, ASM883128v2, whole genome shotgun sequence and includes:
- the LOC116266576 gene encoding probable glucan 1,3-alpha-glucosidase, which codes for MGKTPSLSPLPSLWLGLGIPLLLCFFALDPSVLVSAWKKEEFRSCNQTPFCKRARSLPTNSSAYHILGLTLQDGDLTGQLLSGDDSGNSKPLALRISVYHDGILRLKIDETPSDRRKRFEVPDVLVETLDQEKKLWLQKVDQEGDSSVVFVASGYEAVIRHSPFEVFIRRAGDKEGVLSFNSIGLFDFEQLRSEKDEGETWEEHFRSHTDSRPHGPQSISLDVSFHGAKFVYGIPEHATSLALKPTRGPGIESEPYRLFNLDVFEYLHESPFGLYGSIPFMISHGVSRSGNPNSAGFFWLNAAEMQIDVLASDPADAETVNTHWMSEAGIVDAFFFVGPGPKDVVKQYMATTGTPAMPQLFATAYHQCRWNYRDEEDVAQVDAKFDEFDIPYDVLWLDIEHTQGKKYFTWDKVLFPDPEGMQKKLAAKGRKMVTIVDPHIKRDDSYKIHKEASEKGYYVKDSSGSDFDGWCWPGSSSYLDMLSPEIRDWWAEKFSLSNYRGSTPSLYIWNDMNEPSVFNGPEVTMPRDAIHYGGAEHRELHNAYGFYFHMASADGLRRRGGGNDRPFVLSRAFFAGSQRIGAVWTGDNTADWDQLRVSVPMLLTLGLAGMTFSGADIGGFFGNPDPELLLRWYQIGAYYPFFRAHAHHDTRRREPWLFGDRKTELIREAIHVRYGLLPYYYTLFREANVSGVPVMRPLWMEFPSDEKTYSNDEAFMIGSGLLVQGIYTEGAKSASVYLPGRELWYDLRNGVSYSGGRVYELEVSEECIPTFQRGGIIIPRKDRFRRSTTQMVGDPYTLVIALNSSLEAEGELYIDDGKSYEFQQGAYIHRRFIFSGGKLTSINIGGAKSGKKEFFTDCNIERIILLGHPSQPKGALVKPSNDRVDVEPGPLFLRRGAKPFAAVIRNPEVQIGQDWTIEVL